The bacterium genome has a window encoding:
- a CDS encoding cytochrome c3 family protein produces the protein MFSAKKFSIIPVLILLILSLAVTSWAQYRHKKLFEDRYVHEPVATGECTVCHGMHFPEAPGQLAQPVPLLCFECHDNPASGKPYLHSPAGEGQCMACHYPHSSSRPGLTKRSTVPLCTGCHKKKEGGRHGEAVFEGDCTRCHDPHASGVKYLLKGVAKGDCVTCHQVITEEAFVHTAVKESGCPECHNPHSSPPLATLPCLQCHSDLLGGALVHEAMEEGCAACHMSHSGQEPMQLNESLPDLCLGCHDEMSAGRHGKMSVGLGCTRCHTPHSSEAPGLLTDSVRRGQCAACHVEIVLKEVPHTPVSTNRCQRCHDPHTRPPVPIALCQDCHGGILDGRYDHEAALEGCGNCHDAHGSSLPDNLTALVPELCTDCHGEMEGGRHGDILLSTECGSCHDPHSALQPKLLTMLKEKASCSTCHRSQSEGKVVHTPVRSAGCDQCHAPHVEPPVPTTQCTDCHTDITGGTTEGLFRHAALEEGCDACHDTHTSGQGNLLTTGIPDLCLQCHDEKRWGKHGDTVLDEECGSCHEPHASSRKGLLRVLGDRSCPSCHSEKRSGPYVHSALSEFECGHCHDPHADPPVMPPLACQSCHPDISDRSVSHGTPSLGRCLECHDPHSAGSIASVQHEESTGRDDCLECHRDIARKLERERTIHAPVSGDECTVCHTNHSGEPPFTKQVFSNTKYVPYDPESYELCFSCHSPGLVQVKYTETDTGFRQNRWNLHNLHVVRDGERGFSCWVCHDSHSSDQAHLLNREVPFNTAYNLKIEFKKIDNGGECRTNCHTVKEYLR, from the coding sequence ATGTTTTCGGCTAAAAAGTTTTCCATCATCCCCGTCCTGATCCTCCTGATCCTGTCCCTTGCTGTGACGTCGTGGGCCCAGTATCGCCACAAAAAGCTCTTCGAGGACCGATATGTTCACGAACCCGTTGCCACCGGGGAGTGTACGGTTTGCCACGGGATGCACTTCCCCGAGGCTCCCGGGCAGCTGGCCCAACCGGTCCCCCTTCTCTGTTTCGAATGTCACGATAACCCTGCCTCCGGCAAACCCTACCTCCACAGCCCGGCAGGTGAAGGTCAGTGCATGGCGTGCCACTATCCGCACTCTTCCTCCCGGCCCGGCCTTACGAAGCGTTCCACGGTGCCGCTGTGTACCGGCTGCCATAAGAAGAAAGAGGGCGGCCGGCACGGAGAGGCTGTCTTCGAGGGTGATTGCACACGGTGCCACGATCCCCACGCATCCGGGGTAAAATACCTGCTTAAAGGAGTTGCCAAGGGAGATTGCGTGACCTGTCACCAGGTGATCACGGAAGAGGCATTCGTTCACACGGCCGTGAAGGAGAGCGGGTGTCCTGAGTGCCACAACCCCCACTCCTCGCCTCCCTTAGCCACCCTCCCCTGCCTCCAGTGTCACTCGGATCTCCTGGGTGGCGCTCTGGTCCACGAAGCGATGGAAGAGGGGTGCGCTGCCTGTCACATGTCACACTCCGGCCAGGAGCCGATGCAGCTCAATGAGAGCCTCCCGGACCTGTGTCTCGGGTGTCATGACGAGATGTCCGCCGGCAGGCACGGGAAGATGTCGGTTGGCCTGGGCTGCACCCGGTGTCACACGCCTCATTCCTCGGAGGCGCCCGGCCTCCTCACCGATTCGGTTCGTCGGGGACAATGCGCTGCATGTCACGTGGAGATCGTCCTCAAGGAGGTTCCCCACACTCCGGTGAGCACCAACAGGTGTCAGCGGTGCCACGATCCCCATACCCGGCCCCCTGTGCCCATAGCCCTGTGCCAAGACTGTCACGGGGGGATCCTGGACGGACGGTACGATCATGAAGCAGCCCTGGAAGGGTGCGGCAACTGTCACGACGCCCACGGTTCCAGCCTCCCCGACAACCTCACGGCCCTGGTCCCGGAACTGTGCACCGACTGTCACGGGGAGATGGAGGGCGGGCGTCACGGGGATATACTCCTGTCGACGGAATGCGGGAGCTGCCACGATCCTCACAGCGCCCTGCAGCCCAAACTGCTCACCATGCTGAAGGAAAAGGCCAGCTGCAGTACCTGTCACCGTTCACAATCCGAGGGAAAGGTTGTCCACACACCGGTCAGATCCGCCGGCTGTGACCAGTGCCATGCCCCCCACGTCGAACCGCCGGTACCGACGACGCAGTGCACCGATTGTCACACGGATATCACAGGAGGCACCACAGAAGGCCTGTTCCGGCACGCCGCCCTGGAGGAAGGGTGCGACGCCTGCCACGACACTCACACCAGCGGGCAGGGCAACCTCCTGACGACAGGGATCCCCGACCTTTGCCTTCAATGCCACGATGAAAAACGTTGGGGAAAACACGGGGATACGGTACTTGACGAAGAGTGCGGCTCATGCCATGAACCCCATGCATCTTCCAGGAAAGGTCTCCTGAGGGTCCTAGGGGACAGGAGCTGCCCCAGCTGCCATTCGGAAAAGCGCTCCGGGCCCTATGTCCACTCCGCCCTCAGTGAGTTTGAGTGCGGCCATTGCCACGATCCCCACGCAGATCCCCCCGTGATGCCTCCCCTCGCCTGCCAATCGTGTCACCCGGACATATCTGACAGGAGCGTCTCCCACGGCACCCCCTCCCTGGGCAGGTGCCTGGAGTGTCACGATCCCCACAGTGCCGGATCGATAGCATCGGTCCAGCACGAAGAATCGACAGGGCGTGATGACTGCCTGGAATGTCACCGGGACATCGCGCGAAAACTCGAAAGGGAGAGGACGATCCACGCCCCCGTCTCAGGGGATGAATGCACCGTGTGCCACACCAACCACTCCGGTGAGCCGCCCTTCACCAAACAGGTTTTCTCGAACACGAAGTATGTCCCTTACGATCCTGAGTCCTACGAGCTCTGTTTTTCATGCCACTCCCCAGGTCTGGTCCAGGTCAAGTACACCGAGACCGACACCGGTTTCCGGCAGAACCGGTGGAACCTTCACAACCTCCACGTCGTACGCGATGGTGAGCGCGGTTTTTCCTGCTGGGTCTGCCACGATTCTCACTCATCGGACCAGGCCCACCTACTCAACCGGGAGGTGCCCTTCAACACAGCCTACAACCTCAAGATCGAATTTAAAAAAATTGACAACGGCGGAGAGTGCAGGACCAACTGCCACACCGTGAAGGAATATTTGAGATGA
- a CDS encoding PBP1A family penicillin-binding protein: MIALPLAAAAVIGVSLGVLMAITQDLPQVEDLQTYEPSSITRIVADDGRAVRALFVEQRIPVALSGVPDHMVNAIVAVEDSRFYQHFGLDIRGILRALWRDLVSMRVVEGGSTLTQQLSKVLFLTPEKTLMRKVREAILAINIERRYSKDEILTLYLNQVYLGEGAYGVEAASRIYFGKHASELSLPECAMIAALPRSPSRYSPITNPDLAITRMNIVLRRLLAEGYITQLQHDEAVRTGFAVSPAPAPEDPAPYFTEVIRRELEERIGANLLYRGGITIESTLNLDLQRAAVQAVASGLTRYETRQPPKPDGPRAQGALLALDPGTGEVKAMVGGRDFASSPYNRAVQARRQPGSAFKPILYAAALANGFPPTKVLLDEPFEVKLKGSAPYIPVNYSGRYLGPVTIRYALENSLNAASVDLLLKLGYQPVLDMAGRLGIDTGLKPYPTLALGVFDVSLMEIVAAYSAFANRGIYVRPRVIRRVLDRQGQVIYEPPLELTDALSPQSAFLITNLLEGVVQHGTGRQALALDRPLAGKTGTTDSYKDAWFVGFAPDLAAGAWVGYDTPASLGYGETGSRAALPIWTRFMERALEGKPAEEFPIPTRIIVVEIDPATGLLASPECSERAVEVFLEGTEPEETCRVHGRRGDAEPR; the protein is encoded by the coding sequence TTGATCGCTCTCCCCCTGGCCGCTGCCGCCGTCATCGGCGTCAGCCTCGGGGTTCTTATGGCCATCACCCAGGACCTGCCCCAGGTCGAAGACCTCCAGACCTACGAACCCTCATCAATAACGAGGATCGTGGCAGACGATGGACGCGCAGTCAGAGCCCTGTTCGTGGAGCAGCGCATCCCTGTGGCGCTCAGCGGTGTTCCCGACCACATGGTAAACGCCATCGTCGCCGTTGAAGATTCCCGTTTTTACCAGCATTTCGGTCTGGACATACGGGGCATCTTGCGAGCCCTGTGGCGGGATCTCGTCTCAATGCGGGTCGTGGAAGGCGGGAGCACCCTGACCCAGCAGCTTTCAAAGGTCCTTTTCCTGACGCCGGAAAAAACCCTGATGAGAAAGGTCCGGGAAGCCATCCTCGCCATCAACATCGAACGCCGTTATTCGAAAGACGAGATCCTCACCCTCTATCTCAACCAGGTCTACCTCGGGGAAGGCGCATACGGCGTTGAAGCGGCTTCCAGGATCTACTTCGGCAAACACGCGTCAGAGCTCAGCCTGCCTGAGTGCGCCATGATCGCCGCCCTCCCCCGATCCCCCTCCCGCTATTCACCGATCACCAACCCGGACCTGGCCATTACCCGCATGAATATCGTCCTGAGACGGCTCCTTGCCGAAGGGTACATCACTCAGCTGCAGCACGACGAAGCGGTCCGAACCGGGTTCGCCGTCTCTCCGGCCCCGGCGCCCGAGGATCCGGCACCGTATTTCACCGAAGTCATCAGGAGGGAACTTGAAGAGAGGATCGGAGCCAACCTCCTTTACCGGGGCGGCATCACCATTGAATCGACCCTGAACCTGGACCTCCAAAGGGCCGCAGTTCAGGCCGTTGCCTCCGGGCTTACCCGCTATGAAACCAGGCAGCCTCCAAAACCGGACGGACCGCGCGCCCAGGGGGCGCTTCTCGCCCTGGATCCCGGAACCGGCGAGGTCAAGGCCATGGTAGGAGGCCGGGATTTTGCCTCCTCACCCTATAACCGGGCCGTCCAGGCCCGCAGGCAGCCGGGGTCCGCTTTCAAACCGATTCTTTACGCCGCAGCCCTGGCGAACGGCTTCCCGCCCACAAAGGTGCTACTGGACGAACCCTTCGAGGTGAAACTGAAAGGATCCGCACCGTACATCCCGGTGAACTATTCCGGACGGTACCTGGGGCCCGTGACCATACGGTACGCCCTGGAAAACTCTCTTAACGCGGCCTCTGTGGACCTGCTGCTCAAGCTGGGCTACCAGCCGGTCCTCGACATGGCCGGCCGCCTGGGCATCGATACGGGTCTGAAGCCTTATCCGACCCTGGCGCTGGGAGTCTTCGATGTGAGCCTGATGGAGATTGTCGCCGCCTACAGCGCCTTTGCCAACAGGGGGATCTACGTCCGCCCAAGGGTGATCAGGCGGGTCCTGGACCGCCAGGGGCAGGTGATCTATGAGCCTCCCCTGGAGCTTACGGATGCTCTTTCACCGCAGTCGGCCTTTCTCATCACCAACCTCCTCGAGGGGGTGGTTCAGCATGGCACAGGACGCCAGGCGCTCGCTCTGGACCGGCCCCTTGCCGGTAAGACCGGCACCACCGACAGCTACAAGGACGCCTGGTTCGTGGGGTTCGCGCCGGATCTGGCTGCCGGAGCGTGGGTTGGATACGACACTCCCGCCTCCCTCGGTTACGGAGAGACGGGCTCCAGGGCGGCCCTGCCTATCTGGACCCGGTTCATGGAAAGAGCCCTTGAAGGGAAACCGGCCGAGGAGTTTCCCATCCCCACTCGGATCATCGTCGTGGAGATCGACCCCGCAACCGGCCTTCTGGCTTCCCCTGAGTGCTCAGAAAGGGCGGTGGAGGTCTTCCTGGAAGGGACGGAACCGGAGGAAACTTGCCGGGTACATGGCAGACGCGGCGACGCAGAGCCACGGTGA
- a CDS encoding HDIG domain-containing protein — translation MDRQEAFDLVMEKVTEPSLQNHMLATEAVMRALAGRFGENIDKWGLAGLLHDLDYHETIDNFPRHGYIASEILREKGIDEEILDAIVAHAGHRERVTLLDKALYAADPVTGLIVAAALIRPEKKLEPVKLKSVRKRFKEKQFARGADRDQIRSCEEMGVPLDEFLELSLDAMKGIAEEIGL, via the coding sequence ATGGATCGCCAGGAAGCGTTCGATCTGGTTATGGAAAAGGTTACGGAACCCAGTCTTCAGAACCATATGCTGGCCACCGAAGCGGTGATGCGGGCGCTGGCCGGGCGTTTCGGTGAGAATATCGACAAGTGGGGTCTGGCCGGCCTTCTCCACGACCTGGATTACCATGAGACCATCGACAACTTCCCCCGGCATGGATATATCGCTTCCGAGATCTTGAGGGAAAAAGGGATCGACGAGGAGATCCTCGACGCCATCGTGGCCCATGCCGGCCACCGGGAGAGAGTGACACTTCTGGACAAGGCTCTTTACGCCGCCGATCCGGTGACGGGCCTCATCGTGGCCGCCGCTCTCATACGGCCGGAAAAGAAACTTGAACCGGTCAAGCTCAAGAGCGTGCGGAAGCGTTTCAAGGAGAAACAGTTCGCCAGGGGCGCCGACAGGGACCAGATCCGCTCCTGCGAGGAGATGGGTGTGCCCCTGGATGAGTTTCTCGAACTGAGCCTGGACGCCATGAAGGGGATCGCGGAGGAGATCGGTTTGTAG
- a CDS encoding gamma carbonic anhydrase family protein, protein MSSFPFFEKEPTIGKDVFIAPTATVIGDVTVGDDAGIWFGTVVRGDVNWIRIGSRTNIQDGSILHVTTDRFPLEIGDRVSVGHGAVVHGCTIHEECLIGLGSRILDGATIGTGSIVGAGALVTEGQEVPPGQLVLGVPSRVIRTVSEKERDRILRTAAHYVKLKDTYINSGL, encoded by the coding sequence ATGAGTTCTTTTCCTTTCTTCGAAAAAGAACCGACCATCGGAAAAGATGTTTTTATCGCACCGACGGCAACGGTCATCGGTGACGTCACAGTCGGAGACGATGCCGGTATCTGGTTCGGAACAGTGGTGCGGGGTGACGTCAACTGGATCCGGATCGGCAGCAGGACCAACATCCAGGACGGATCTATCCTCCATGTGACCACGGACAGGTTCCCGCTTGAGATCGGTGACAGGGTCTCGGTAGGCCACGGGGCGGTCGTTCACGGCTGCACCATCCACGAGGAGTGCCTGATCGGCCTGGGGTCGCGGATACTGGATGGGGCGACCATCGGCACCGGTTCCATCGTCGGCGCCGGAGCCCTTGTAACCGAAGGGCAGGAGGTACCGCCGGGCCAACTGGTTCTGGGGGTTCCCTCCAGGGTCATCCGCACGGTGAGTGAAAAGGAAAGAGATCGTATCCTGCGTACGGCAGCACACTATGTAAAGCTGAAAGATACCTATATAAACAGTGGTTTATAG
- a CDS encoding cyclic nucleotide-binding domain-containing protein translates to MAKIKPLRQSKIFSSLTDRELALFSRIVSEEKYIQDTVLVAENMRSDKFYLIEKGQISVDTGGIEAGCQLVLGDGDSFGEWSLLAPPHLTSVSARVTRESQVLVLEKEDFDKFAEGEPAIALKILRGIVGSVWSSIKDVERILKESL, encoded by the coding sequence ATGGCCAAGATCAAACCACTCAGGCAGAGCAAGATCTTTTCCTCTCTCACCGACAGGGAGCTGGCGCTCTTTTCCAGGATCGTCAGTGAAGAGAAGTACATCCAGGATACGGTTCTCGTGGCGGAGAACATGAGATCGGACAAGTTTTATCTCATCGAGAAGGGGCAGATCAGCGTCGATACGGGAGGGATCGAAGCGGGTTGTCAACTGGTCCTTGGCGATGGCGATTCCTTCGGTGAATGGTCCCTGCTGGCACCGCCCCACCTGACTTCGGTGTCAGCCAGAGTCACCCGGGAATCGCAGGTCCTCGTGCTGGAAAAAGAGGACTTCGACAAGTTTGCCGAAGGGGAGCCGGCCATAGCCCTGAAGATCCTGCGGGGTATAGTCGGCAGCGTCTGGTCTTCCATAAAGGATGTGGAGAGGATTTTAAAAGAAAGTCTGTAA
- a CDS encoding HEAT repeat domain-containing protein: MAASNGLAALPYPESLLDDLQSGDESVRLSAVQAIKPYKESESLNILLKMVEEDPNPLIRLQAVGALWYRGDSRASKILEKTLVLDKDREVRLASAGALGDVGIKSTSSIFLANTIQSTKDMMLLARCIRSLGRLQDHSSTTTVMKFLAHKYPDEVRGTAAEALGLMADEKASAKLISTLEGDPDDTVRSLAARALGRIGSQSGEDALVRTLLFDDSDIVRYRSAEALANLRLTTAIYQAFIDGLKDPDKRVRFECMKALSNHLKKNDAGAVAELLADDRRGIRELAHQALSRRGIVMERIGDRYRLVE, encoded by the coding sequence ATGGCCGCCTCGAATGGCCTCGCCGCTCTCCCCTACCCCGAAAGCCTCCTGGACGACCTCCAGTCCGGAGATGAGTCCGTGCGGCTTTCCGCAGTCCAGGCGATCAAGCCTTACAAGGAATCGGAATCGCTGAATATCCTTCTCAAAATGGTGGAGGAAGACCCCAACCCCCTCATCCGTCTGCAGGCAGTTGGCGCCCTGTGGTATCGCGGGGACTCACGAGCCTCAAAAATCCTTGAAAAAACCCTCGTTCTCGACAAGGACAGGGAGGTACGCCTTGCCAGCGCCGGCGCACTGGGCGACGTCGGCATCAAATCCACCTCGTCCATCTTCCTCGCCAACACCATCCAGTCCACAAAGGACATGATGCTGCTGGCGCGATGTATCCGAAGCCTGGGACGGCTCCAGGACCACTCCTCCACCACGACGGTGATGAAGTTTTTAGCTCACAAATATCCCGACGAGGTGCGCGGAACGGCGGCCGAAGCCCTCGGGCTCATGGCCGATGAAAAAGCCTCTGCAAAGCTCATCTCGACCCTGGAAGGCGACCCGGATGACACCGTCCGCTCATTGGCCGCCAGGGCCCTGGGCCGTATCGGTTCCCAGAGCGGGGAAGATGCCCTGGTCCGCACCCTTTTGTTCGATGATTCGGATATCGTCCGGTACCGCAGTGCCGAGGCCCTGGCGAACCTGCGGCTCACGACTGCCATCTACCAGGCATTTATCGACGGACTGAAGGATCCGGACAAGAGGGTGAGGTTCGAGTGCATGAAGGCCCTTTCGAACCATCTGAAAAAAAACGATGCCGGGGCGGTAGCCGAACTGCTTGCCGACGACAGGAGAGGGATCCGGGAACTGGCTCATCAGGCGCTGAGCAGACGGGGCATCGTGATGGAACGCATCGGGGATCGGTATCGACTCGTAGAATAA
- a CDS encoding AgmX/PglI C-terminal domain-containing protein: MARKSLVIRLLREGHPETIAPMTGRTVYMGHDWKCQIVDPGSEKNRSRLLVRSLFRTHIYLPPDAEGTFTYKGATLSISDMAVWGVLSRSKNGYRIRYRKGMTGRVFTRNATLVFDQAEISKPMPFTETVSTGHVPVKYRLQMPHTSDFTFLTLLTVILIAQVLAVRGLRDYHIPDVSTLREMPRRISRLILEPTVPQPSRITKAGDKSGPGAEEKTPEPERTEQAAAEETPAKTPPPGGTPAPATREAIRSQVTRMGVLGVLTGRGTAGRTTAGRGISVLQLDAELQQELDSVLGEISGITTSAAIAGTGAGAGFGRAEPGSGLIGIDGQISDSGVSGPVQVSSIGRVPEGPPGIGDGSGDGTGTGAGEEYVPPELREERSNRAIARIVAAHTGAIRYAYNRELRKNPSLRGKVVLTFTISPEGQVTECRIEESAMDWPPLEESLVKMVKTWKFPEIPEGVVTVSYPLVFFPSM; this comes from the coding sequence TTGGCCCGCAAGTCCCTCGTCATAAGGCTCCTCAGGGAAGGTCACCCGGAAACCATCGCGCCGATGACCGGCCGCACCGTATACATGGGTCACGACTGGAAGTGCCAGATCGTGGATCCGGGAAGTGAAAAAAACAGGTCCCGTCTCCTGGTCCGCTCCCTTTTCCGGACCCATATCTATCTTCCGCCGGACGCGGAGGGGACTTTCACCTACAAGGGGGCCACACTTTCCATCAGCGACATGGCCGTCTGGGGGGTCCTCTCCAGATCGAAAAACGGTTACCGGATCCGCTACCGCAAGGGGATGACCGGCAGGGTCTTCACCAGAAACGCCACCCTCGTTTTCGACCAGGCCGAGATCAGCAAGCCGATGCCGTTTACGGAAACGGTATCCACGGGTCACGTACCAGTCAAATATCGTCTCCAGATGCCTCACACCTCCGATTTCACCTTCCTGACCCTGCTCACCGTGATCCTGATAGCCCAGGTCCTCGCTGTAAGAGGCCTTCGGGACTACCACATCCCGGATGTCAGCACCTTGCGGGAAATGCCCAGACGCATATCGCGGCTGATCCTTGAGCCGACTGTCCCGCAGCCATCCCGGATCACGAAGGCGGGTGATAAAAGCGGGCCAGGCGCCGAGGAAAAAACCCCGGAACCTGAGCGCACAGAGCAAGCCGCAGCTGAAGAAACTCCGGCTAAAACGCCTCCGCCAGGAGGAACTCCCGCCCCGGCGACACGGGAGGCTATCCGCAGCCAGGTAACCAGGATGGGAGTGCTGGGCGTTCTCACCGGGCGGGGCACCGCCGGCAGGACCACTGCCGGGAGGGGCATTTCGGTCCTGCAGCTTGACGCCGAACTGCAGCAGGAACTCGACAGTGTCCTGGGGGAGATCAGCGGGATTACGACCAGCGCGGCTATCGCCGGGACCGGGGCCGGCGCGGGGTTCGGAAGGGCCGAGCCGGGGAGCGGGCTTATCGGTATCGACGGACAGATCAGTGATTCCGGGGTCTCCGGACCGGTGCAGGTCTCCAGCATAGGGAGAGTGCCGGAAGGGCCTCCCGGCATCGGTGACGGTTCTGGAGACGGTACCGGGACGGGAGCAGGAGAGGAATATGTCCCGCCCGAGCTCAGAGAAGAGCGTTCCAACAGGGCCATTGCAAGGATCGTGGCCGCCCACACAGGTGCCATCCGCTACGCCTACAACAGGGAGCTTCGCAAGAACCCCTCCCTGCGGGGCAAGGTGGTGCTCACCTTTACAATCTCCCCGGAGGGTCAGGTAACCGAATGCCGCATTGAAGAGTCTGCCATGGACTGGCCGCCCCTCGAGGAATCCCTCGTGAAGATGGTCAAAACCTGGAAGTTCCCGGAAATCCCGGAGGGTGTTGTGACGGTGAGCTACCCGTTAGTATTTTTCCCGAGCATGTAA
- a CDS encoding biopolymer transporter ExbD, producing the protein MAYAPTKRRMQRSRRPSLLVLNITSMLDMFTILIIFLLKSYSAEGIILPIPAELHIPYSTTRNAPEPGLVVEVSMNSLVVDGRFLDVDLKSVQRSDELLIEELYEYLMIKAAQYEQISSLNPNAGFTGQLVLEGDRDVPFRFLKKILYTCGQAGFINQSLAVYQKE; encoded by the coding sequence GTGGCTTACGCCCCAACGAAAAGAAGGATGCAGCGGAGCCGCAGGCCCTCCCTCCTGGTCCTGAACATCACCTCCATGCTGGACATGTTCACCATTCTCATCATCTTTCTCCTCAAAAGCTATTCCGCGGAGGGGATCATTCTCCCCATACCGGCTGAGCTTCACATCCCCTACTCGACAACCCGGAACGCTCCCGAGCCCGGTCTCGTTGTTGAGGTGTCCATGAACAGTCTGGTGGTGGACGGTCGTTTCCTGGACGTTGACCTGAAGTCGGTTCAGCGCTCGGATGAGCTTCTCATCGAGGAACTTTACGAGTATCTCATGATCAAGGCCGCGCAGTATGAACAGATATCGTCGCTGAACCCCAACGCCGGATTCACGGGGCAGCTGGTCCTGGAGGGTGACAGGGACGTTCCGTTCCGGTTCCTGAAAAAGATCCTGTACACCTGCGGCCAGGCCGGGTTCATCAACCAGTCACTGGCCGTCTACCAGAAGGAGTGA
- a CDS encoding biopolymer transporter ExbD, whose amino-acid sequence MAFRPSQRRTRPSYILDLNLAPLLSLFVALIPMLLLTAMFQQVVIINLYLPTMEEALLQDSQEDPDTDFTLAVAVTTTEISLLRDDEVLLTENIEGGLKLTKLTGKLAELKKEVPEKRDAVLLLDSQIRYEIIIEIMDAIRILDEEELFPDISLADRIVEEG is encoded by the coding sequence GTGGCCTTTCGTCCCTCCCAGAGGCGAACGAGGCCCAGCTACATCCTGGACCTCAACCTGGCGCCCTTGTTGAGCCTTTTCGTCGCCCTTATCCCCATGCTGCTGCTCACGGCCATGTTCCAGCAGGTGGTTATCATCAACCTGTACCTGCCCACCATGGAGGAGGCCCTGCTCCAGGATAGTCAGGAAGATCCAGATACCGATTTCACCCTCGCCGTGGCCGTCACAACCACCGAGATCTCCCTCCTGAGGGACGATGAGGTTCTCCTTACCGAAAATATCGAGGGGGGGCTCAAGCTCACAAAGCTGACCGGGAAGCTGGCCGAGCTGAAAAAAGAGGTGCCGGAAAAGCGGGACGCCGTGCTGCTCCTCGACAGCCAGATACGTTACGAGATCATCATCGAAATCATGGATGCTATCCGGATCCTGGACGAAGAGGAGCTTTTCCCCGACATCTCCCTCGCTGACCGGATCGTGGAGGAAGGCTGA
- a CDS encoding MotA/TolQ/ExbB proton channel family protein encodes MIALIAQAFRDGGPFMYPILATSVFAFAIIIERIYFLAIRYGINDRAFLGKIVDLVHGGDVDGAIKLCDETPVPKVVKAALKSFGSSVREVQNAVDEAAMEVLPLVERRVHYLAMAANVATLLGLLGTIIGLMQSFNAVAGAEAAQKGAILAKGIAIALNTTAYGLTVAIPCLFFYAFIQSRANNLVEQVDRVAVKMVNMVSTDVKVV; translated from the coding sequence ATGATCGCTTTGATCGCACAGGCATTCAGGGACGGCGGACCTTTTATGTACCCCATCCTTGCCACCTCTGTTTTCGCCTTCGCCATCATCATCGAGAGGATCTATTTCCTCGCAATCCGTTATGGCATCAACGACAGAGCCTTTCTCGGGAAGATCGTTGACCTGGTGCACGGCGGTGATGTGGACGGCGCCATCAAACTGTGTGACGAAACTCCGGTTCCCAAGGTCGTCAAGGCGGCCCTGAAAAGCTTCGGCAGTTCAGTCAGGGAGGTCCAGAACGCCGTCGACGAGGCCGCCATGGAGGTTCTCCCCCTGGTGGAGCGAAGGGTCCATTACCTTGCCATGGCAGCCAACGTGGCCACCCTCCTGGGCCTCCTGGGAACCATCATCGGCCTCATGCAATCATTCAACGCCGTGGCCGGGGCAGAGGCAGCACAGAAAGGGGCCATCCTGGCCAAAGGTATCGCCATCGCCCTGAACACCACCGCTTACGGCCTGACCGTGGCCATCCCCTGTCTTTTTTTCTACGCGTTCATCCAGTCCAGAGCCAACAACCTCGTGGAGCAGGTGGACAGGGTGGCCGTCAAGATGGTGAACATGGTTTCCACCGACGTCAAGGTTGTCTAG